One Solibacillus sp. R5-41 DNA segment encodes these proteins:
- a CDS encoding copper resistance D family protein has product MIVVTIVSQFILFVSLSILMGAFIMRLIPASLKPDISLPTKWIYASLWSIPIVTFAPILQLLVILLKQFGLFPSLLKIVMNYQVGHSWLATVVLTFILAALLLVSEKRASHLFTVIYLFILTAMIAAIAFASHAHAMGSTAGFFIDFIHLFAFSIWVGILLQVSFFATSYDNWEAFLKWFSPTAIAALTAVALSGVLLTETIVPDYVTGWSSPYGHWLFIKHVLLMPLIFIIFANGVLIKLQLSKPNFNPTIWTKLEAALLLLILLVTAIYSEHQPPMPFVQTDNVSLLFQWMLSMPLENGMTGHFQMNGTGVIFFILTAVFIGLFVVSFIKRAPLIISILLCLVMALCFYIGIMSITVFNFIGYCIPHVH; this is encoded by the coding sequence ATGATTGTTGTAACAATTGTAAGTCAATTTATTTTATTCGTTAGCTTATCCATTTTAATGGGTGCTTTCATTATGCGGCTTATTCCCGCGTCATTAAAACCGGATATTTCACTTCCGACTAAATGGATTTATGCAAGTTTATGGAGTATCCCAATAGTGACGTTTGCGCCCATTTTACAGCTACTCGTCATTTTGCTAAAGCAATTTGGGCTGTTCCCGAGTTTGCTAAAAATAGTAATGAACTATCAGGTAGGACACTCTTGGCTTGCTACCGTTGTGCTAACATTCATTTTAGCAGCACTGCTTCTAGTAAGCGAAAAGCGCGCAAGCCATTTGTTTACAGTTATCTATCTATTCATTTTAACTGCCATGATCGCTGCGATTGCCTTTGCGAGTCATGCACATGCAATGGGCTCGACAGCAGGATTTTTCATTGATTTTATTCATTTATTTGCCTTCAGTATTTGGGTCGGCATCCTTTTACAAGTGAGCTTTTTTGCTACATCTTATGATAATTGGGAAGCATTTTTAAAGTGGTTCTCCCCGACTGCAATTGCTGCTTTAACTGCCGTTGCACTAAGCGGCGTACTTTTAACAGAGACGATTGTACCGGATTATGTCACTGGCTGGTCCAGTCCTTATGGGCATTGGTTATTTATTAAGCATGTACTATTAATGCCACTTATTTTCATCATTTTTGCGAATGGTGTTCTTATAAAATTACAGCTTTCTAAACCAAACTTCAATCCTACCATTTGGACGAAGCTAGAGGCAGCATTATTACTGTTAATCTTATTGGTAACAGCTATTTATAGTGAACATCAGCCCCCGATGCCATTCGTTCAAACCGATAATGTATCGCTGCTCTTCCAGTGGATGCTGTCCATGCCACTTGAAAATGGCATGACTGGGCATTTTCAGATGAACGGAACCGGTGTGATTTTCTTTATTTTGACAGCGGTCTTTATTGGGCTGTTTGTTGTGAGCTTTATTAAACGAGCACCACTCATCATTTCGATTTTATTATGCTTGGTAATGGCCCTTTGCTTTTATATAGGCATTATGTCGATTACCGTGTTTAACTTTATTGGCTATTGCATTCCACATGTACACTAA
- a CDS encoding DUF1659 domain-containing protein produces MNPFVFQSATMTVFYQAGVDEHGEPVVKGTTYRNLVNTVTGAQIQTVAQALVGLTDFAYIESVKTQKDLIGV; encoded by the coding sequence ATGAACCCATTCGTATTTCAATCGGCAACAATGACCGTTTTTTATCAAGCTGGTGTAGATGAACATGGTGAACCAGTTGTGAAGGGCACGACGTATCGCAATTTGGTCAATACCGTAACGGGCGCCCAAATTCAAACCGTTGCGCAAGCGTTAGTAGGTTTAACGGATTTTGCTTATATTGAATCCGTGAAAACGCAAAAAGATTTAATTGGTGTGTAA
- a CDS encoding cytochrome c biogenesis CcdA family protein, giving the protein MNTDINIFLALGAGFLSFISPCTLPLYPAFLSYITGMTLDELKNERGMLQKRAILHTLFFLLGFSIIFIAIGFSTSFAKEFFVQYQELLRQVGAILIVVFGLMIVGLLQVDFLMKDRKFQFKNRPSGYVGSVLIGIAFAAGWTPCTGPILMSIITLGGTNPDSAIWYMLAYFLGFAIPFFILSFFVSRMNWIRNHSQKIVKVGGWIMIALGVLLFFDGLTYIITIFAPIFDGFTGF; this is encoded by the coding sequence ATGAATACAGACATCAATATCTTTTTAGCCTTGGGTGCGGGATTTTTAAGCTTTATCTCACCATGTACATTACCACTTTACCCAGCCTTCTTGTCTTACATTACAGGTATGACGCTAGATGAACTAAAGAATGAGCGAGGAATGTTACAAAAACGTGCGATCTTACATACGCTATTCTTCTTACTCGGTTTCTCAATCATTTTTATTGCGATTGGATTTAGTACGTCATTTGCGAAAGAGTTTTTTGTACAATATCAAGAATTACTTCGTCAAGTAGGGGCTATTTTAATCGTTGTATTTGGCTTAATGATTGTCGGCCTACTACAAGTTGATTTTTTAATGAAAGACCGAAAATTCCAATTTAAAAACCGCCCTTCTGGTTATGTAGGTTCGGTATTGATTGGTATAGCATTTGCTGCTGGCTGGACACCATGTACTGGGCCGATTTTAATGTCGATTATTACATTAGGGGGCACAAACCCAGATTCGGCAATTTGGTATATGTTAGCGTACTTCTTAGGATTTGCAATTCCATTTTTCATATTATCCTTCTTTGTTTCACGCATGAACTGGATTCGAAATCACAGTCAAAAAATTGTAAAAGTCGGGGGCTGGATTATGATTGCGCTCGGTGTGCTTTTATTCTTTGACGGCCTAACGTATATTATTACGATTTTCGCACCGATTTTTGATGGTTTTACTGGATTTTAA
- a CDS encoding AAA family ATPase, whose product MFLKTVKLKDEFVPNTASYPFSIPALAQLKELSFDNAVTFFVGENGSGKSTLLEGMADQIGFNPAGGSKQNFQAYDVHAAESSLGEYLRLSWMPRVTEGFFLRAETFYQFASHIDEVDMSGYRDYGGKSLHAQSHGESFFSLFQHRFKGNAIYLLDEPEAALSPNRQLAFLRLMHDLLKEGNVQFIIATHSPILLGYPDAQIYQFDESGIESIAYSDTEHYQVTSYFLQHRERMLEQLFKEDD is encoded by the coding sequence TTGTTTTTAAAAACAGTCAAATTAAAGGATGAATTCGTACCAAATACAGCAAGTTATCCATTTTCGATTCCCGCACTAGCGCAACTAAAAGAACTATCTTTTGACAATGCCGTGACGTTTTTTGTTGGAGAAAATGGCTCAGGAAAATCAACGTTGCTTGAAGGAATGGCGGACCAAATCGGCTTTAATCCAGCAGGAGGCAGCAAGCAAAACTTCCAAGCATATGATGTTCATGCTGCCGAATCATCTCTTGGAGAGTATTTGCGCCTTTCTTGGATGCCACGTGTCACAGAAGGCTTCTTTTTACGTGCCGAAACATTTTATCAGTTCGCTTCACATATTGATGAAGTTGACATGTCGGGCTACCGCGATTATGGGGGGAAATCCTTACATGCACAGTCACATGGAGAATCTTTCTTTTCGTTATTTCAACATCGTTTTAAAGGAAATGCCATCTATTTATTGGACGAGCCTGAAGCCGCATTATCTCCAAATCGGCAGCTTGCTTTTTTGCGATTAATGCATGATTTATTGAAGGAAGGAAATGTGCAGTTTATTATCGCCACGCATTCGCCCATTTTACTTGGCTATCCGGATGCGCAAATTTATCAATTTGATGAATCAGGAATTGAATCGATTGCCTATTCCGATACTGAGCATTATCAAGTGACATCGTATTTTTTACAACATCGTGAGCGTATGTTAGAGCAATTATTTAAAGAGGATGATTAA
- a CDS encoding CcdC family protein, with product MFNNIPSQFLLIGSTVMAVVMGMIVMIVRLRSQKKPVTTKKIIIPPIAMSTGAVMFLLPEFRVEPTQIVEAVIVGLLFSTVLIATSKFEMRDNTIYMKQSKAFPFILIGLLVLRIILKLVFSNNLDVTELGGMFFILAFSMILPWRLAMLIRFKKLQKTQLTA from the coding sequence ATGTTTAACAATATACCTTCTCAATTTTTATTGATTGGTTCGACTGTTATGGCAGTTGTGATGGGTATGATCGTTATGATCGTTCGACTGCGTTCACAAAAAAAACCTGTGACGACGAAAAAAATCATTATCCCACCGATTGCAATGTCTACCGGTGCAGTCATGTTCTTATTACCGGAGTTCCGCGTTGAACCGACACAAATTGTTGAGGCAGTGATTGTCGGGTTATTGTTTTCGACGGTACTTATTGCCACGTCAAAATTTGAAATGCGGGATAATACAATCTACATGAAGCAATCGAAGGCATTCCCATTTATTTTAATTGGGCTGCTTGTACTACGCATCATTTTAAAGCTTGTTTTCTCAAACAACTTGGATGTTACAGAATTAGGTGGCATGTTCTTCATTTTAGCGTTCTCGATGATTTTACCGTGGCGTTTAGCAATGCTCATACGCTTCAAAAAATTACAAAAAACGCAATTGACTGCATAA
- a CDS encoding DUF2621 domain-containing protein, whose product MDLSGWFLWFILFWVVVLITLMAIGGFFMFRKFLKALPKADGKSDLDWQNIYLDKTIHLWEDEEKALLLELVSPVPELFRQVAKEKIAGKIGELALEEHATKINQDLIIRGYIIASPKRDHKFLRKKLKQMQIDTSPYDHLLHA is encoded by the coding sequence GTGGACTTGAGTGGTTGGTTTTTATGGTTTATTTTATTTTGGGTAGTTGTACTAATTACGTTAATGGCAATCGGCGGCTTTTTCATGTTCCGCAAGTTTTTAAAAGCATTACCAAAAGCAGATGGCAAATCGGATTTAGACTGGCAAAATATATACCTCGACAAAACGATTCATTTATGGGAAGACGAGGAAAAGGCTTTACTGTTAGAGCTTGTTAGTCCAGTGCCTGAGCTATTTCGTCAAGTGGCCAAGGAGAAGATTGCTGGAAAAATTGGGGAGCTTGCACTAGAGGAGCACGCGACGAAAATCAATCAAGATTTAATTATTCGTGGCTATATTATCGCTTCGCCAAAACGGGATCATAAGTTTTTGCGTAAAAAGCTGAAGCAAATGCAAATTGATACATCCCCTTATGATCATTTATTACATGCATAG
- a CDS encoding SCO family protein, with product MKKKSLALALLLVVSVVMSACSNYQFKPTTSYEISDFTATDHRGEEVSLESLKGEPWLAMFIFTNCTTICSPMTYNMSLIQEDLVKKGIEDYKIVAFSVDPANDSPEVLSEYLNRFNVPDESKWHLVTGYDQKFIEQLAVGSFKSLVKAIEGEDQVMHANTFYLVDEKGVAVKNYTGYSQTEDGVPYDTIAVDLQSLIEERLGK from the coding sequence ATGAAAAAGAAATCGTTAGCATTAGCACTATTGCTCGTCGTTTCGGTCGTAATGAGCGCTTGCAGCAACTATCAATTCAAACCAACAACAAGCTATGAAATTTCTGATTTTACGGCAACGGATCATCGTGGTGAAGAAGTGTCGCTTGAAAGTTTAAAAGGTGAGCCGTGGTTGGCGATGTTCATCTTTACAAATTGTACGACGATTTGTTCACCAATGACGTACAATATGAGCTTGATTCAAGAGGATCTTGTGAAAAAGGGCATAGAAGATTATAAAATTGTGGCCTTTTCGGTGGACCCAGCCAATGATTCACCAGAAGTGCTGTCAGAATATTTAAATCGCTTTAATGTCCCAGATGAGTCGAAATGGCATTTAGTAACAGGCTATGACCAAAAATTCATCGAGCAATTAGCGGTTGGTTCTTTCAAATCTTTAGTTAAAGCGATTGAAGGGGAAGACCAAGTGATGCATGCGAACACATTTTATTTAGTCGATGAAAAAGGCGTTGCGGTTAAAAATTACACAGGCTATTCTCAAACAGAAGACGGTGTACCGTATGACACAATCGCAGTAGATTTACAATCATTAATTGAAGAACGATTAGGAAAATAA
- the rarD gene encoding EamA family transporter RarD, which yields MSEHNKGVLNAIVAYACWGVFPLYWKLLEQVSSMEILLSRVIWSFVFTTLFILLIGQRKNLLQDIRFLWANQKQFWTLFAASVVISINWFTYIWAVTNGQVLQSSLGYYINPLISVLFGMLFFREKLSNATIVAVSIAGVGVTVTTFSGGTVPWIALTMAISFSIYGVLKKTIQLEATRGLAIETLFMLPIALIYYAYIWTSNDMRFLQGDVKTDLLLMGGGIVTAIPLVLFAKGAHRIPLYLMGFIQFLSPTITLCIGILLFKEPFTKLEFFTFGCIWIAIVIFSASKFIEAKRRHQIIEYPKSKLS from the coding sequence ATGAGTGAACATAATAAAGGTGTGCTGAATGCGATTGTCGCGTATGCATGCTGGGGAGTATTTCCGCTCTATTGGAAATTATTAGAACAAGTATCAAGCATGGAAATTTTACTGAGCCGCGTCATTTGGTCCTTCGTATTTACGACGCTTTTTATCCTGCTTATTGGACAGCGTAAAAATCTCCTGCAAGATATTCGGTTCTTATGGGCAAATCAAAAACAATTTTGGACGCTATTTGCGGCTTCTGTTGTCATTTCAATCAATTGGTTTACATATATTTGGGCGGTCACAAATGGACAGGTGTTACAGTCAAGCTTAGGGTATTATATTAATCCGCTTATTTCCGTGTTGTTTGGGATGCTCTTTTTCCGTGAAAAACTATCGAATGCCACGATTGTCGCTGTTTCCATTGCAGGGGTTGGGGTTACGGTCACGACTTTTTCAGGTGGAACGGTGCCATGGATCGCATTAACGATGGCGATTTCCTTTTCGATTTATGGTGTACTAAAGAAAACGATTCAGCTTGAAGCCACACGTGGTCTAGCGATTGAAACGCTCTTTATGTTACCGATTGCGCTCATTTATTATGCTTATATTTGGACGTCAAATGACATGCGGTTTTTACAAGGGGATGTAAAAACCGACCTTCTATTAATGGGAGGCGGAATTGTGACAGCCATTCCACTCGTGCTTTTTGCGAAAGGGGCACATCGTATCCCATTGTATTTGATGGGCTTTATCCAGTTTTTATCACCAACGATTACTTTGTGTATAGGTATTCTATTATTTAAAGAGCCGTTTACGAAATTAGAATTTTTCACATTCGGCTGTATTTGGATTGCGATTGTTATTTTTTCAGCATCAAAATTTATCGAAGCAAAACGTCGACACCAAATAATTGAATACCCGAAAAGCAAATTGTCCTAG
- a CDS encoding DUF2922 domain-containing protein, translated as MTQVLQLTFANALDKTMTLNIAQPKANLSETEINAAMQIIVDQGIFAKDGSVFNMKKSARVVERHVTSFELNV; from the coding sequence ATGACACAAGTATTACAATTAACTTTTGCCAATGCATTAGACAAAACAATGACGTTAAACATCGCACAGCCAAAAGCAAATTTATCAGAAACGGAAATCAATGCGGCAATGCAAATCATTGTGGATCAAGGAATTTTTGCGAAAGATGGTTCAGTTTTTAACATGAAAAAATCGGCGCGTGTAGTGGAACGTCATGTAACAAGCTTCGAATTAAACGTATAA
- a CDS encoding amidohydrolase has protein sequence MKWEETLFANFNEMVDLRRHLHMYPELSFQEVNTPKLIAEKLKAIGIDVKEQVGGNGVVGYLKGAHEGPTIALRADFDALPIQDEKDVPYKSKIDGISHACGHDIHTASLLGLAQTLAQHRDSLHGNIVFIHQFAEELAPGGAIAMVKDGCLNGVDYVYGAHVSSINDLGKVLFREGYAMAAADFFDITIQGKGGHGASPHDTIDPIVVAAQFVLQAQTIVSRNVNPLESAVITVGKIESGTANNVIPDTAKMKGTVRTFDEAVRNLIEDKMTKLCKALEIQHDAKLDFSYNRGYDAVYNHPSETNALREAVIKNQPNFQVVDAPAMMGAEDFTYFLQERPGTFFFVGGGNAEINATYPHHHPKFDVDETSMLHIGTVFLEALKIHGVVK, from the coding sequence ATGAAATGGGAAGAAACGTTATTCGCAAATTTCAATGAAATGGTGGACTTAAGAAGACATCTTCATATGTACCCAGAATTGTCGTTCCAAGAGGTCAACACACCAAAGTTAATTGCAGAAAAATTGAAAGCAATTGGAATTGATGTAAAGGAGCAAGTTGGTGGCAATGGTGTTGTTGGTTATTTAAAGGGTGCACATGAAGGGCCAACCATCGCGCTGCGTGCAGATTTTGATGCATTGCCTATCCAAGATGAAAAGGATGTTCCGTATAAGTCTAAAATTGATGGGATCAGTCATGCTTGTGGGCATGATATTCATACAGCTTCGTTGCTCGGCTTAGCACAAACATTGGCACAACATCGTGATTCATTGCACGGGAATATTGTGTTTATTCATCAATTTGCAGAGGAGCTTGCACCTGGTGGAGCGATTGCCATGGTGAAGGACGGCTGCTTAAACGGAGTCGATTATGTTTACGGTGCCCATGTATCGTCAATAAATGATCTTGGCAAAGTGCTATTTCGAGAAGGGTATGCAATGGCGGCCGCTGATTTCTTTGACATTACTATTCAAGGAAAAGGTGGACATGGTGCTTCTCCACATGACACAATCGATCCAATTGTCGTGGCTGCGCAATTTGTATTACAAGCACAGACGATTGTCAGCCGCAATGTAAACCCGCTAGAGTCAGCCGTTATTACGGTTGGTAAAATCGAAAGTGGTACAGCCAATAATGTAATTCCAGATACCGCTAAGATGAAGGGGACGGTTCGAACATTTGATGAAGCGGTACGTAATTTAATTGAAGACAAAATGACAAAACTTTGTAAAGCATTAGAAATCCAGCATGATGCCAAACTTGATTTCAGCTATAACCGTGGCTATGATGCGGTATATAATCACCCTTCCGAAACAAATGCACTACGTGAGGCTGTCATCAAAAATCAACCAAACTTCCAAGTCGTTGATGCCCCAGCAATGATGGGCGCAGAAGATTTCACCTATTTTTTACAAGAGAGACCGGGTACATTTTTCTTTGTAGGTGGTGGCAATGCAGAGATTAACGCAACGTATCCACATCATCACCCAAAATTCGATGTCGATGAAACATCCATGTTGCATATTGGCACCGTGTTTTTAGAAGCCTTGAAAATTCATGGTGTTGTGAAATAA
- a CDS encoding SDR family NAD(P)-dependent oxidoreductase codes for MELGLQGKTVLITGGSKGIGLYSALQFVKEGAHVAIAARGETGLHEAKAFIHEHTGVEVLTLVANVAEEAACKKIVEATVAHFGQLHILINNAGTASANSFEDVDHALWQSDLDLKLFGAIHCSKYAVEHLKAANGGAIVNLSAVIAKTPPAGSLPTTVSRAAGLALTKAMSNDLGKYNIRVNAVCIGLIRSSQIEERWKNAMPDESWDTYSKEVGKTIPLGRIGNTEEAANAIVFLASNAASYITGTALNIDGGSGSTM; via the coding sequence ATGGAGCTTGGTTTACAAGGAAAGACAGTTTTAATTACAGGTGGCAGTAAAGGAATCGGTCTTTATAGTGCACTCCAATTCGTTAAAGAAGGTGCGCATGTTGCGATTGCTGCACGTGGTGAAACTGGCTTACATGAGGCAAAAGCATTCATTCACGAACATACAGGCGTCGAAGTACTAACGCTTGTCGCAAACGTGGCTGAGGAAGCAGCATGTAAAAAAATTGTGGAAGCGACCGTTGCACATTTCGGGCAATTACATATTTTAATAAACAATGCCGGTACTGCTTCAGCAAATAGCTTTGAGGACGTCGATCATGCATTATGGCAATCCGATTTAGATTTAAAGCTATTCGGTGCCATTCACTGCTCCAAATATGCCGTTGAACATTTAAAGGCGGCAAACGGTGGCGCAATCGTTAATTTATCGGCCGTCATAGCAAAAACACCACCTGCTGGGAGCCTCCCTACTACAGTAAGCCGCGCTGCTGGACTCGCGTTAACAAAAGCGATGAGCAATGATTTAGGGAAGTACAATATTCGTGTCAATGCAGTGTGTATTGGTTTAATTCGCAGCAGCCAAATTGAAGAACGCTGGAAAAACGCCATGCCTGATGAATCTTGGGACACGTATTCAAAAGAAGTTGGCAAAACGATTCCACTCGGACGCATTGGCAATACCGAGGAAGCCGCAAATGCGATCGTTTTTCTCGCATCGAATGCCGCCAGCTATATTACAGGAACCGCATTAAATATTGACGGCGGCTCGGGTAGCACAATGTAA
- a CDS encoding YvrJ family protein encodes MEQWFAIIQEVSFPIFISFYLLYRIETKLDAIHSALISLKSSG; translated from the coding sequence ATGGAACAGTGGTTTGCTATCATTCAAGAAGTCAGTTTTCCAATCTTTATTTCATTTTATTTGTTATATCGTATTGAAACAAAACTCGATGCAATTCACAGTGCGCTGATTTCATTGAAAAGCTCAGGCTAA